One genomic region from Opisthocomus hoazin isolate bOpiHoa1 chromosome Z, bOpiHoa1.hap1, whole genome shotgun sequence encodes:
- the LOC142358791 gene encoding cyclin-dependent kinase 4 inhibitor B-like, with translation MTPLGGDFTAPGEGEHTPRAVPGGAGGRARGPGEEEEELRLGGWRSPGRGRGTAPGGPCGPCRRGAMERSPRGGGTGDRLCSAAARGDCQEVRELLDAGADPNGTNSFGRTPLQVMMLGSPRVAELLLERGADPNRPDPRTGCLPAHDAARAGFPETLALLHRAGARLDLPDGRGRLPLDVAAGGPHGPVGRYLRSHNAPPARPPPPER, from the exons aTGACTCCCCTGGGAGGGGATTTTACCGCTCCCGGTGAGGGGGAACACACACCGAGGGCAgtgcccgggggggctgggggccgtgcccgggggcccggggaggaggaggaggagctgcgtCTCGGCGGCTGGCGAAGTCCCGGCCGAGGGAGAGGGACAGCCCCGGGAGGGCCGTGCGGGCCGTGCCGTCGGGGGGCGATGGAGAGGTCCCCCCGGGGCGGCGGCACCGGTGACCGGCTGTGCAGTGCGGCCGCCCGCGGGGACTGCCAGGAGGTGCGGGAGCTCCTGGACGCGGGCGCGGACCCCAACGGGACCAACTCCTTCGGGAGGACCCCGCTCCAG GTGATGATGCTGGGCAGCCCGCGGGTGgccgagctgctgctggagcgcGGGGCCGACCCCAACCGCCCCGACCCCCGCACCGGCTGCCTCCCGGCCCACGACGCGGCCCGCGCCGGCTTCCCGGAGACGCTGGCGTTGCTGCACCGCGCCGGGGCGCGCCTCGACCTGCCCGACGGCCGCGGCCGCCTCCCGCTCGACGTGGCGGCAGGGGGCCCGCACGGACCCGTCGGGCGGTACCTGCGGTCACACAACGctccccctgcccggccgccgccccccgagCGCTGA
- the LOC142358792 gene encoding cyclin-dependent kinase 4 inhibitor B-like codes for MARREGGTAADELANAAARGDLQRLRELLDGAADPNAVNSYGRTPIQVMMLGSPRVAELLLERGADPNRPDPRTGCLPAHDAARAGFPETLALLHRAGARLDLPDGRGRLPLDVAAGGPHGPVGRYLRSHNFPPARPPPPANPPPPQHRQRVREDGQLSGVVK; via the exons ATGGCGCGGAGGGAGGGCGGGACGGCGGCGGACGAGCTGGCTAACGCGGCCGCCCGCGGGGACCtgcagcggctgagggagctgctggaCGGCGCGGCGGACCCCAACGCCGTCAACTCCTACGGCCGGACCCCCATCCAG GTGATGATGCTGGGCAGCCCGCGGGTGgccgagctgctgctggagcgcGGGGCCGACCCCAACCGCCCCGACCCCCGCACCGGCTGCCTCCCGGCCCACGACGCGGCCCGCGCCGGCTTCCCGGAGACGCTGGCGTTGCTGCACCGCGCCGGGGCGCGCCTCGACCTGCCCGACGGCCGCGGCCGCCTCCCGCTCGACGTGGCGGCGGGGGGCCCGCACGGACCCGTCGGGCGGTACCTGCGGTCGCACAActtcccccccgcccggccgccgccccccgctaacccaccaccaccccagcacCGACAGCGGGTTCGCGAAGACGGGCAGCTCTCGGGGGTTGTGAAGTGA